In Hyperolius riggenbachi isolate aHypRig1 chromosome 10, aHypRig1.pri, whole genome shotgun sequence, a genomic segment contains:
- the LOC137535120 gene encoding zinc finger protein 135-like isoform X3, giving the protein MRTFKVKEEETYVMSDQQFMEEGDMMRTIKAENVSVDICTPGGDNTGNRLEGHLLVPPPCNVEDNGVTQILPGISTITSNHQEASGRSHPVTPNIPPGVHTAGRANDWGNSQESSSTADTVTGEGNKKHSCLVCDKCFTSYWGLVKHQRSHKELQPFSCSECGKRFHRHKLFNRHQRSHGEHWPYSCSECWKTFSCSSSLRKHQRSHTGEYPYSCSECGKKFFSSSSLQTHQRSHTGEYPYSCSECGKQFSSSSSLRTHQRSHTGEYPYSCSECGKKFSSSSSLRTHQRSHTGEYPYSCSECGKKLSCSSSLRTHQRIHTGECPYSCAECGKKFSSSSNLRTHQRSHTGEYPYSCSECEKKLSSKAMLQIHLRTHTEESPYLCSECGRNFSCNTNLQLHLKNHTGERPYSCLECGKHFPSIFQLELHQRTHTGERPYSCSECGKKFSSSSSLRTHQRTHTGERPYSCSECGKKFSCSSSLRTHQRIHTGERPYSCSECDKKFSCSSSLRTHQRSHTGEYPYSCSECGKKFSSSSNLRSHQRTHTGEYPYSCSECGKRFTHKGHLVSHYKSHSR; this is encoded by the coding sequence caggtggagacaatactgGGAACAGGTTAGAGGGACACCTTCTTGTACCTCCTCCTTGTAATGTAGAAGATAATGGCGTCACACAGATTCTCCCAGGAATTTCCACCATTACCTCCAATCATCAGGAAGCTTCTGGAAGGTCACATCCTGTTACCCCAAATATCCCTCCAGGTGTGCACACTGCTGGCAGAGCGAATGATTGGGGTAATTCTCAGGAATCTTCCAGTACGGCAGATACTGTAACAGGTGAAGGCAACAAGAAACATTCATGCCTAGTTTGTGATAAATGTTTTACATCTTACTGGGGCCTTGTTAAGCACCAAAGAAGTCACAAAGAGCTGCAGCCtttctcatgttcagagtgtgggaaacgtttccATCGTCATAAATTATTTAATCGACACCAGAGAAGCCATGGAGAACACTGGCCTTACTCATGTTCAGAATGTTGGAAAACATTCTCTTGTAGCTCAAGCCTTCGGAAACACCAGAGGTCTCACACGGGAGAGTATCCTtactcatgttcagagtgtgggaaaaaattcTTTAGTAGCTCAAGCCTTCAGACACACCAGAGGTCTCACACGGGAGAGTATCCTtactcatgttcagagtgtgggaaacaaTTTTCTAGTAGCTCAAGCCTTCGGACACACCAGAGGTCTCACACGGGAGAGTATCCTtactcatgttcagagtgtgggaaaaaattcTCTAGTAGCTCAAGCCTTCGGACACACCAGAGGTCTCACACGGGAGAGTATCCTtactcatgttcagagtgtggcaaAAAATTATCTTGTAGCTCAAGCCTTCGGACACACCAGAGAATACACACAGGAGAGTGTCCTtactcatgtgcagagtgtgggaaaaaattcTCTAGTAGCTCAAACCTTCGGACACACCAGAGGTCTCACACGGGAGAGTATCCTtactcatgttcagagtgtgagaaaaAATTATCTTCCAAAGCAATGCTCCAGATTCACTTGAGAACTCACACTGAAGAGAGTCCttatttatgttcagagtgtggaagaAACTTCTCTTGTAATACAAACCTTCAACTTCACCTGAAAAACCACACTGGggagcgtccttattcatgtttAGAATGTGGCAAACATTTTCCTTCTATTTTTCAGCTTGAGTTGCACCAgagaacacacacaggagagcgtccctactcctgttcagagtgtgggaaaaaattcTCTAGTAGCTCAAGCCTTCGGACGCACCAgagaacacacacaggagagcgtccttactcatgttcagagtgtggcaaAAAATTCTCTTGTAGCTCAAGCCTTCGGACACACCAGAGAatacacacaggagagcgtccttactcatgttcagagtgtgacaAAAAATTCTCTTGTAGCTCAAGCCTTCGGACACACCAGAGGTCTCACACAGGAGAGTATCCTtactcatgttcagagtgtgggaaaaaattcTCTAGTAGCTCAAACCTTCGGAGTCACCAGAGGACTCACACAGGAGAGTATCCTtactcatgttcagagtgtggaaaacGTTTTACTCACAAAGGGCATCTAGTTTCACATTATAAGTCACACTCCCGGTGA
- the LOC137535120 gene encoding zinc finger protein 135-like isoform X1: protein MNPLKALAREGDIMRTFKVKEEETYVMSDQQFMEEGDMMRTIKAENVSVDICTPGGDNTGNRLEGHLLVPPPCNVEDNGVTQILPGISTITSNHQEASGRSHPVTPNIPPGVHTAGRANDWGNSQESSSTADTVTGEGNKKHSCLVCDKCFTSYWGLVKHQRSHKELQPFSCSECGKRFHRHKLFNRHQRSHGEHWPYSCSECWKTFSCSSSLRKHQRSHTGEYPYSCSECGKKFFSSSSLQTHQRSHTGEYPYSCSECGKQFSSSSSLRTHQRSHTGEYPYSCSECGKKFSSSSSLRTHQRSHTGEYPYSCSECGKKLSCSSSLRTHQRIHTGECPYSCAECGKKFSSSSNLRTHQRSHTGEYPYSCSECEKKLSSKAMLQIHLRTHTEESPYLCSECGRNFSCNTNLQLHLKNHTGERPYSCLECGKHFPSIFQLELHQRTHTGERPYSCSECGKKFSSSSSLRTHQRTHTGERPYSCSECGKKFSCSSSLRTHQRIHTGERPYSCSECDKKFSCSSSLRTHQRSHTGEYPYSCSECGKKFSSSSNLRSHQRTHTGEYPYSCSECGKRFTHKGHLVSHYKSHSR from the coding sequence caggtggagacaatactgGGAACAGGTTAGAGGGACACCTTCTTGTACCTCCTCCTTGTAATGTAGAAGATAATGGCGTCACACAGATTCTCCCAGGAATTTCCACCATTACCTCCAATCATCAGGAAGCTTCTGGAAGGTCACATCCTGTTACCCCAAATATCCCTCCAGGTGTGCACACTGCTGGCAGAGCGAATGATTGGGGTAATTCTCAGGAATCTTCCAGTACGGCAGATACTGTAACAGGTGAAGGCAACAAGAAACATTCATGCCTAGTTTGTGATAAATGTTTTACATCTTACTGGGGCCTTGTTAAGCACCAAAGAAGTCACAAAGAGCTGCAGCCtttctcatgttcagagtgtgggaaacgtttccATCGTCATAAATTATTTAATCGACACCAGAGAAGCCATGGAGAACACTGGCCTTACTCATGTTCAGAATGTTGGAAAACATTCTCTTGTAGCTCAAGCCTTCGGAAACACCAGAGGTCTCACACGGGAGAGTATCCTtactcatgttcagagtgtgggaaaaaattcTTTAGTAGCTCAAGCCTTCAGACACACCAGAGGTCTCACACGGGAGAGTATCCTtactcatgttcagagtgtgggaaacaaTTTTCTAGTAGCTCAAGCCTTCGGACACACCAGAGGTCTCACACGGGAGAGTATCCTtactcatgttcagagtgtgggaaaaaattcTCTAGTAGCTCAAGCCTTCGGACACACCAGAGGTCTCACACGGGAGAGTATCCTtactcatgttcagagtgtggcaaAAAATTATCTTGTAGCTCAAGCCTTCGGACACACCAGAGAATACACACAGGAGAGTGTCCTtactcatgtgcagagtgtgggaaaaaattcTCTAGTAGCTCAAACCTTCGGACACACCAGAGGTCTCACACGGGAGAGTATCCTtactcatgttcagagtgtgagaaaaAATTATCTTCCAAAGCAATGCTCCAGATTCACTTGAGAACTCACACTGAAGAGAGTCCttatttatgttcagagtgtggaagaAACTTCTCTTGTAATACAAACCTTCAACTTCACCTGAAAAACCACACTGGggagcgtccttattcatgtttAGAATGTGGCAAACATTTTCCTTCTATTTTTCAGCTTGAGTTGCACCAgagaacacacacaggagagcgtccctactcctgttcagagtgtgggaaaaaattcTCTAGTAGCTCAAGCCTTCGGACGCACCAgagaacacacacaggagagcgtccttactcatgttcagagtgtggcaaAAAATTCTCTTGTAGCTCAAGCCTTCGGACACACCAGAGAatacacacaggagagcgtccttactcatgttcagagtgtgacaAAAAATTCTCTTGTAGCTCAAGCCTTCGGACACACCAGAGGTCTCACACAGGAGAGTATCCTtactcatgttcagagtgtgggaaaaaattcTCTAGTAGCTCAAACCTTCGGAGTCACCAGAGGACTCACACAGGAGAGTATCCTtactcatgttcagagtgtggaaaacGTTTTACTCACAAAGGGCATCTAGTTTCACATTATAAGTCACACTCCCGGTGA
- the LOC137535120 gene encoding zinc finger protein 135-like isoform X2: protein MNPLKALAREGDIMRTFKVKEEETYVMSDQQFMEEGDMMRTIKAENVSVDICTRGDNTGNRLEGHLLVPPPCNVEDNGVTQILPGISTITSNHQEASGRSHPVTPNIPPGVHTAGRANDWGNSQESSSTADTVTGEGNKKHSCLVCDKCFTSYWGLVKHQRSHKELQPFSCSECGKRFHRHKLFNRHQRSHGEHWPYSCSECWKTFSCSSSLRKHQRSHTGEYPYSCSECGKKFFSSSSLQTHQRSHTGEYPYSCSECGKQFSSSSSLRTHQRSHTGEYPYSCSECGKKFSSSSSLRTHQRSHTGEYPYSCSECGKKLSCSSSLRTHQRIHTGECPYSCAECGKKFSSSSNLRTHQRSHTGEYPYSCSECEKKLSSKAMLQIHLRTHTEESPYLCSECGRNFSCNTNLQLHLKNHTGERPYSCLECGKHFPSIFQLELHQRTHTGERPYSCSECGKKFSSSSSLRTHQRTHTGERPYSCSECGKKFSCSSSLRTHQRIHTGERPYSCSECDKKFSCSSSLRTHQRSHTGEYPYSCSECGKKFSSSSNLRSHQRTHTGEYPYSCSECGKRFTHKGHLVSHYKSHSR, encoded by the coding sequence gtggagacaatactgGGAACAGGTTAGAGGGACACCTTCTTGTACCTCCTCCTTGTAATGTAGAAGATAATGGCGTCACACAGATTCTCCCAGGAATTTCCACCATTACCTCCAATCATCAGGAAGCTTCTGGAAGGTCACATCCTGTTACCCCAAATATCCCTCCAGGTGTGCACACTGCTGGCAGAGCGAATGATTGGGGTAATTCTCAGGAATCTTCCAGTACGGCAGATACTGTAACAGGTGAAGGCAACAAGAAACATTCATGCCTAGTTTGTGATAAATGTTTTACATCTTACTGGGGCCTTGTTAAGCACCAAAGAAGTCACAAAGAGCTGCAGCCtttctcatgttcagagtgtgggaaacgtttccATCGTCATAAATTATTTAATCGACACCAGAGAAGCCATGGAGAACACTGGCCTTACTCATGTTCAGAATGTTGGAAAACATTCTCTTGTAGCTCAAGCCTTCGGAAACACCAGAGGTCTCACACGGGAGAGTATCCTtactcatgttcagagtgtgggaaaaaattcTTTAGTAGCTCAAGCCTTCAGACACACCAGAGGTCTCACACGGGAGAGTATCCTtactcatgttcagagtgtgggaaacaaTTTTCTAGTAGCTCAAGCCTTCGGACACACCAGAGGTCTCACACGGGAGAGTATCCTtactcatgttcagagtgtgggaaaaaattcTCTAGTAGCTCAAGCCTTCGGACACACCAGAGGTCTCACACGGGAGAGTATCCTtactcatgttcagagtgtggcaaAAAATTATCTTGTAGCTCAAGCCTTCGGACACACCAGAGAATACACACAGGAGAGTGTCCTtactcatgtgcagagtgtgggaaaaaattcTCTAGTAGCTCAAACCTTCGGACACACCAGAGGTCTCACACGGGAGAGTATCCTtactcatgttcagagtgtgagaaaaAATTATCTTCCAAAGCAATGCTCCAGATTCACTTGAGAACTCACACTGAAGAGAGTCCttatttatgttcagagtgtggaagaAACTTCTCTTGTAATACAAACCTTCAACTTCACCTGAAAAACCACACTGGggagcgtccttattcatgtttAGAATGTGGCAAACATTTTCCTTCTATTTTTCAGCTTGAGTTGCACCAgagaacacacacaggagagcgtccctactcctgttcagagtgtgggaaaaaattcTCTAGTAGCTCAAGCCTTCGGACGCACCAgagaacacacacaggagagcgtccttactcatgttcagagtgtggcaaAAAATTCTCTTGTAGCTCAAGCCTTCGGACACACCAGAGAatacacacaggagagcgtccttactcatgttcagagtgtgacaAAAAATTCTCTTGTAGCTCAAGCCTTCGGACACACCAGAGGTCTCACACAGGAGAGTATCCTtactcatgttcagagtgtgggaaaaaattcTCTAGTAGCTCAAACCTTCGGAGTCACCAGAGGACTCACACAGGAGAGTATCCTtactcatgttcagagtgtggaaaacGTTTTACTCACAAAGGGCATCTAGTTTCACATTATAAGTCACACTCCCGGTGA